The proteins below come from a single Crossiella sp. CA-258035 genomic window:
- the lgt gene encoding prolipoprotein diacylglyceryl transferase, with protein sequence MADSTAFLATIPSPDRGVWQLGPFPLRAYALCIIAGIVIAIWWGERRLIARGGESGTVVDVAVYAVPFGLIGGRLYHVATDWPKYFGPDGNPIEALYIWNGGLGIWGAIALGAVGALIGCRKRGVPLAVFADAVAPGIVVAQAIGRLGNWFNQELFGGPTDLPWGLEIYRRIDPETGLPDALGGVAENHVPIAVVHPTFLYELVWNLGVALLLVWADRKFRMGHGRVFALYVAGYTLGRFWIEIMRTDTASLVFGVRINVITSVVVFLGALAYLLLVRGKREDPADWRKDPDPEDDPTNPVADGEEPPAGLGPRPEDKPAEAVVPAEATPAKPPTDPVTRKEDPKPES encoded by the coding sequence ATGGCCGATTCCACGGCCTTCCTGGCGACCATCCCCAGCCCTGACCGCGGCGTGTGGCAGCTCGGGCCGTTCCCGCTGCGCGCCTACGCCCTGTGCATCATCGCGGGCATCGTCATCGCGATCTGGTGGGGCGAACGCCGCCTCATCGCCCGCGGCGGCGAGTCCGGCACCGTGGTCGACGTCGCGGTGTACGCGGTGCCCTTCGGGCTGATCGGCGGCAGGCTGTACCACGTGGCCACGGACTGGCCCAAGTACTTCGGCCCCGACGGCAACCCGATCGAGGCCCTCTACATCTGGAACGGCGGCCTGGGCATCTGGGGCGCCATCGCCCTGGGCGCGGTCGGCGCGCTGATCGGCTGCCGCAAACGCGGCGTCCCCCTGGCGGTCTTCGCCGACGCGGTGGCCCCCGGCATCGTGGTCGCCCAGGCGATCGGCCGCCTCGGCAACTGGTTCAACCAGGAGCTCTTCGGCGGCCCGACTGACCTCCCGTGGGGCCTGGAGATCTACCGCCGCATCGACCCGGAGACCGGCCTGCCGGATGCCCTCGGCGGCGTCGCGGAGAACCACGTCCCCATCGCGGTGGTCCACCCCACGTTCCTCTACGAGCTGGTGTGGAACCTGGGCGTCGCCCTCCTGCTGGTCTGGGCCGACCGCAAGTTCCGCATGGGCCACGGCCGCGTCTTCGCCCTGTACGTCGCGGGCTACACCCTCGGCCGCTTCTGGATCGAGATCATGCGCACCGACACCGCCAGCCTGGTGTTCGGCGTCCGCATCAACGTGATCACCAGCGTCGTCGTCTTCCTGGGCGCCCTCGCCTACCTCCTGCTGGTCCGGGGCAAGCGCGAAGACCCAGCCGACTGGCGCAAGGACCCCGACCCCGAAGACGACCCCACCAACCCGGTCGCCGACGGCGAGGAACCCCCAGCGGGCCTCGGCCCCAGGCCCGAGGACAAGCCGGCGGAAGCCGTCGTCCCCGCCGAAGCCACCCCGGCCAAGCCCCCCACGGACCCGGTCACCCGCAAGGAAGACCCCAAGCCCGAGTCCTAA
- the trpA gene encoding tryptophan synthase subunit alpha codes for MSRLAPLFETCRAEQRAALVGYLPAGYPTVAEGTALLSAMLDGGCDLVEVGLPHSDPVMDGPTVEAAAHQALRNGFRVRDLFPTVEALAAKGGRAVVMTYWNPVHRYGVDAFARDLAAAGGLGVITPDLIPDEADDWLAAAEAHDLDRIFLVAPASTDERLALAAKASRGFLYAASTMGVTGARDTVSSMAPELVGRVRQHTDIPVGVGLGVRSGAQAAEVAAFADAVIVGSAFVSASARGEQGVRDLAGELATGVRSSVVTGA; via the coding sequence ATGTCGCGGCTCGCCCCGCTGTTCGAGACCTGCCGCGCCGAGCAGCGCGCGGCCCTGGTCGGCTACCTGCCCGCGGGCTACCCCACGGTCGCCGAGGGCACCGCGCTGCTCTCCGCGATGCTGGACGGCGGCTGCGACCTGGTCGAGGTCGGCCTGCCGCACTCCGACCCGGTGATGGACGGCCCCACGGTGGAGGCCGCCGCGCACCAGGCGCTGCGCAACGGCTTCCGGGTGCGCGACCTGTTCCCCACGGTCGAGGCGCTGGCCGCCAAGGGCGGTCGCGCGGTGGTGATGACCTACTGGAACCCGGTGCACCGCTACGGCGTGGACGCCTTCGCCCGCGACCTGGCCGCCGCCGGTGGCCTCGGCGTGATCACCCCGGACCTGATCCCGGACGAGGCCGACGACTGGCTGGCCGCGGCCGAGGCGCACGACCTGGACCGGATCTTCCTGGTCGCCCCCGCCTCCACCGACGAACGCCTGGCCCTGGCCGCCAAGGCCAGCAGGGGTTTCCTGTACGCCGCCAGCACCATGGGCGTCACCGGGGCCCGGGACACGGTCAGCAGCATGGCCCCGGAGCTGGTCGGACGGGTCCGCCAGCACACCGACATCCCGGTCGGCGTCGGCCTGGGTGTCCGCTCCGGCGCGCAGGCGGCCGAGGTGGCGGCCTTCGCGGACGCGGTCATCGTGGGTTCGGCCTTCGTCTCGGCCAGCGCCCGCGGCGAGCAGGGCGTGCGTGACCTGGCGGGAGAACTCGCCACCGGGGTCCGATCGTCGGTCGTGACCGGCGCGTAA
- the trpB gene encoding tryptophan synthase subunit beta: MSVDQSEQSAQHGPDARGHFGPYGGRYMPEALVAALDELSAAYESARADPEFTGELDRLLKDYAGRPSPLTDAPRFGEHAGGARIMLKREDLNHTGSHKINNVLGQALLTKRMGKTRVIAETGAGQHGVATATACALLGLECVVYMGEVDTERQALNVARMRLLGAEVIPVKTGSRTLKDAINEALRDWVANVDRTHYLLGTAAGPHPFPVLVRNLHKVIGEEARAQVLERTGKLPDVVAACVGGGSNAIGIFHGFIDDPGVRLLGLEPGGEGLDSGRHGATLSAGTPGVLHGTRSYLLQDEDGQITEAHSISAGLDYPGVGPEHSWLKDLGRAEYRPVTDAEAMAAFQLLCRTEGIIPAIESAHALAGALKLGQELGPDGSILVCLSGRGDKDVHTASKWFGLVGEDA; the protein is encoded by the coding sequence ATGAGTGTTGACCAGTCCGAACAGTCCGCCCAGCACGGCCCCGACGCCAGGGGCCACTTCGGCCCCTACGGCGGGCGGTACATGCCGGAGGCGCTGGTCGCCGCGCTGGACGAGCTGTCCGCGGCCTACGAGTCGGCCAGGGCGGACCCGGAGTTCACCGGCGAGCTGGACCGGCTGCTCAAGGACTACGCGGGCCGCCCGTCGCCGCTGACCGACGCGCCGCGCTTCGGCGAGCACGCGGGCGGGGCGCGGATCATGCTCAAGCGCGAGGACCTCAACCACACCGGCTCGCACAAGATCAACAACGTGCTGGGCCAGGCGCTGCTGACCAAGCGGATGGGCAAGACCCGGGTGATCGCGGAGACCGGGGCCGGGCAGCACGGGGTGGCCACGGCCACCGCCTGCGCGCTGCTCGGGCTGGAGTGCGTGGTCTACATGGGCGAGGTGGACACCGAGCGGCAGGCGCTCAACGTGGCCAGGATGCGGCTGCTGGGCGCCGAGGTCATCCCGGTCAAGACCGGCTCGCGCACGCTCAAGGACGCGATCAACGAGGCGCTGCGGGACTGGGTGGCCAACGTCGACCGCACGCACTACCTGCTGGGCACCGCGGCCGGTCCGCACCCGTTCCCGGTGCTGGTGCGCAACCTGCACAAGGTGATCGGCGAGGAGGCCCGCGCCCAGGTGCTGGAGCGCACCGGGAAGCTGCCGGACGTGGTGGCGGCCTGCGTGGGCGGCGGCTCGAACGCGATCGGCATCTTCCACGGCTTCATCGACGACCCCGGCGTCCGGCTGCTCGGGCTGGAGCCCGGCGGCGAGGGCCTGGACAGCGGCAGGCACGGCGCGACGCTGTCCGCGGGCACCCCCGGCGTGCTGCACGGCACCCGCTCCTACCTGCTGCAGGACGAGGACGGGCAGATCACCGAGGCGCACTCGATCTCGGCCGGGCTGGACTACCCGGGGGTCGGGCCGGAGCACTCCTGGCTCAAGGACCTCGGGCGGGCGGAGTACCGGCCGGTCACCGACGCGGAGGCGATGGCGGCCTTCCAGCTGCTGTGCCGGACCGAGGGCATCATCCCGGCGATCGAGTCCGCGCACGCGCTGGCCGGGGCGCTCAAGCTCGGCCAGGAGCTCGGGCCCGACGGCAGCATCCTGGTGTGCCTGTCCGGGCGCGGGGACAAGGACGTGCACACGGCGTCGAAGTGGTTCGGCCTGGTCGGAGAGGACGCCTGA
- the trpC gene encoding indole-3-glycerol phosphate synthase TrpC — translation MSVLEQIVEGARADLALREAEVPFELIKERAQLAPAAKDVLAALRAPGVGVIAEVKRRSPSKGDLADIPEPAELAKDYAAGGARVISVLTEGRRFGGSLADLAAVRAVVDVPLLRKDFIVTPYQVHEARAYGADMVLLIVAALEQFALESLLDRVESLGMTALVEVHTAEEADRALEAGAKVIGINARNLHNLEVDRDVFGRIAPGLPWEVLKIAESGVRGPGDLMAYAGVGADAVLVGEGLVTSGDPRAAVTQLVTAGSHPACPRPSR, via the coding sequence GTGAGCGTCCTGGAGCAGATCGTCGAGGGTGCGCGTGCGGATCTGGCCCTCCGCGAGGCGGAGGTTCCCTTCGAGCTGATCAAGGAACGCGCCCAGTTGGCACCGGCGGCCAAGGACGTGCTGGCCGCGTTGCGCGCGCCCGGCGTCGGCGTGATCGCGGAGGTGAAGCGGCGCAGTCCGTCCAAGGGCGACCTGGCCGACATCCCGGAACCGGCGGAGCTGGCCAAGGACTACGCGGCCGGTGGCGCCAGGGTGATCAGCGTGCTGACCGAGGGCCGTCGCTTCGGCGGCTCGCTGGCCGACCTGGCCGCGGTGCGGGCGGTGGTCGATGTTCCGTTGCTGCGCAAGGACTTCATCGTCACGCCGTACCAGGTGCACGAGGCGCGGGCCTACGGCGCGGACATGGTGCTGCTGATCGTGGCGGCACTGGAGCAGTTCGCGCTGGAGTCGCTGCTGGACCGGGTCGAGTCCCTCGGCATGACCGCGCTGGTGGAGGTGCACACCGCGGAGGAGGCCGACCGCGCGCTGGAGGCCGGCGCCAAGGTGATCGGCATCAACGCGCGCAACCTGCACAACCTGGAGGTCGACCGGGACGTGTTCGGGCGGATCGCGCCCGGCCTGCCCTGGGAGGTGCTCAAGATCGCCGAGTCCGGGGTGCGCGGGCCGGGTGACCTGATGGCCTACGCCGGGGTCGGCGCGGACGCGGTGCTGGTCGGCGAGGGCCTGGTGACCAGCGGCGACCCGCGAGCCGCGGTGACCCAGCTGGTGACCGCGGGCTCACACCCCGCGTGCCCGCGACCCAGTCGCTGA
- a CDS encoding Trp biosynthesis-associated membrane protein yields the protein MVLLSLAAAGALWGAAEATVALGQATGLAAFALAAIAGVLAAGGWFRRVLGGLVLLVAIGGGVLLWDGLSLHSVVGSALAVFGLLALACGGILVLARGHRMPRMGGKYAASSEVRRSVDADRRLWDSLDSGADPTLGDTAETTNDLATQGGSADPMPEADRRRG from the coding sequence GTGGTGCTGCTCTCGCTGGCCGCGGCAGGCGCGTTGTGGGGCGCGGCGGAGGCCACCGTCGCACTCGGCCAGGCCACCGGGCTGGCCGCCTTCGCGCTGGCCGCGATCGCGGGCGTGCTGGCCGCCGGCGGCTGGTTCCGGCGGGTGCTCGGCGGGCTGGTGCTGCTGGTCGCCATCGGCGGCGGAGTGTTGTTGTGGGACGGACTTTCCTTGCACTCCGTGGTTGGTTCGGCACTCGCGGTGTTCGGCCTGCTGGCGCTGGCCTGCGGTGGGATCCTGGTGCTGGCAAGGGGTCACCGGATGCCGCGGATGGGGGGAAAATATGCCGCCTCCAGCGAGGTCCGCCGATCGGTTGACGCTGATCGTCGCCTGTGGGACAGCCTCGACTCGGGGGCCGATCCCACCCTCGGCGACACCGCCGAAACGACGAACGACCTTGCTACCCAGGGCGGATCTGCCGACCCGATGCCAGAAGCCGACCGGCGGCGGGGTTAG